In the Balaenoptera musculus isolate JJ_BM4_2016_0621 chromosome 20, mBalMus1.pri.v3, whole genome shotgun sequence genome, AACAGCTTGGGTGGCTATCAAAGCAGGACCACAAGGGACGTAGGGGAGCAGTGCTAACCTGCCCAGCCCCACCCGGCTGCCCCTACCCCCTGCTGCCACGCTTCCTGCCCGTCATTTGAATAAACAGTGTTTCTACAGAGCACTTGGCAAAGCTTCTCTCCAACTCTCCAGCTCTTGAGGGGGAGCTTTCAAAGCAGTGTTCGGAGCTCTGAGGGCTCCCTTGACTCCCTCTTCCAGGCCATCAGAGAGGCAGGGACTTACAGAGGAGCAGGTGGCTTCTGTACCACGTTGCCTAGGGTCACATCCCTGCTCCACTTCCCAGCCCTGTGACCCTGAGCGAGTTCCTGTTGTCTCTAAGCcagctttcttatctgtaaaatggagatgatgatacCTAGCTCAGCAGGGCAGCTGTGAGGACTAAGAAAGAATGTGTGAAGTGCTAAGTCCAGTGCCTGGGACCTCATCAAGCCTCAGGAAATGTTAGCAGCTGCTGTTACACTCACACACAGCCACCCCATCCACTGTGCCTTCTAGTCTTCTCTGGCACATGGGAGAAGTCAATCTGGGTGTCTCCACTTGAACCCTgcacctctctctcccctttttgcCGGCTGGGCCTTGGTCTCTGACGGTACCTCCACGTGAGTCAAGCGTATTTCCCCCAGGATGGGCCCCCCACTCACCTggtcccacacacacacagccctggcGAAGAGAGCTGACTagtcccttcccccagccccattGCCTCTTTTGTTCTcgactgatctccctgtgtttctTCACTAGGGCTTCACCTCACGGCTTTGCCTGTCAGCTCTGGGAAAGCAAAgctttccccctccctttcctctgcttGGGGCTCAGCAGAGAAGTCAGAAAAGGCCACTGCTGCCCAAACTTGGAGAGCTCCCTGCCTTGCTTTCCTTCATTCAAGATCCCTTTGGCTGTTTGTTGGCAAGAGTTGGGGGAAGGGGCTGGCCTTCTGACAGGAATTCAGTTCCTTTCCCTTTAGCACAAAAGGCCTAGAAGGGCCTAGCAGGAGCAGGGCCACACCAGCTGGGAAGGTTCATGTTCCTTTTGATGCCACCAGCACCTGCCCCAGGGCCATTTAGAGAGGGAAAGGCAAGGCTGCACGGAGTGGGTTAAAAGGTTCAATTTATTAGTGGTATCACTGCACACAATGCCTATCACCAAGTGGATTTTGCACAGACCTGTCTCCCAGTAGACAGgaagcctccttcccacccagagGTGCTGCTGCCCTGGATCTAGGATGTTACAGAGAAACAGGCTgtgccccttccctgccctcccacctgccttctctgggcttcctctTGAAAGATGGATTGCCCTTCAGAAACACCTGCAGCTCCTTAGCCCCTTGGCTCCAGTTATGCCCAgaggctgccccctccccccagaagtAGCCAggttggagggagagagaagcagggggtCAGCTACAGGCTTGATCGCATTTATTCTTCACCCTGGTCGCCCTGGCCTCAACTGAGATAGGGGTTTgatgctgggggagatttcctcTTGTTGACCTTCTTGACTGGCGAGGTCTTCATCCCGGGCTTCTTGGCCTGGACCCcgttcttctctctcttcctgggtGATGAAGACTCCACAATATCCCCATTGGAGGGTTCCTCCCGCCCAGGGTCATTGTAACTGTCCTCACTCTCCAGATCTTGCCAGCTGTCTGGGCTGGACTCTGACATCCTGGCCAACTCTCTTGGGCTGAACGATCGGTTTAAGTCTGGAGGTGATTCTGATTTAACTGGGCTTTTCTTCTTAGTCAACTTGCCCTTCTTGACTTTTTTCTTcacctttgccttttcatctgtctcctcctccttgtctttctctttttcctttttcttctttatcttcttgATCACCTTactgccctgggacttccctgtgggGCTTTCGGAACGCCAGATGGTGATGGGAGCTGCTAAGTCAGGGGTACCTGTGACCATGCCCATACCTGTGTtggtggggagggcggggggccCCACCTGGGTCGGGATGGGAGGCttgctttcttcctcctcctcctcctcttcctcttcttggttTAGGTCATCTGCCCTGCACTCATGGTGGATGGGATGGTGGATCACTGCCACAGAGACAGGCCTGTAGCTTTTGCACCTGAGGGAGAGGAGAACAGGGAAAGACGGTTGACAGAGTGTGGGGGCCAGTGCCCCCCATCAGCCCACCGGCACTCACCAGCCACACCAGAATCGCTCCACACACTCTTCCTCTGGGATGAGCTCAAAGCATGGGCACTGGATGATGTTGAAACAGGCTGAGTCCACATCTTGGGAGCAGGTTGGGCCCACATCTCCGGAACTGCTATATGTCTTCTCTGAGCAGTCCTTCAGCCTGCCACACAGGGGACTCAGGCTGGCTCCCCTGCCTCCATGACTCCCCAGGGGCCCAGAGCAAGAAGCCTGAGGGACAGCAGGCTTCCAATGGGTTCAGCCCAGTCTGCCAAAAGACCTCCCCGTGGCTCCTGGAACACAAGCCAGGTTTACAGAAGCTGGGGCCGGGCTGGCAGCGCCAGGTCAAAGCTGAAGCGGGGAACCACAGTGAAAATTTTGGATCTGGCTCTACCCAGGAGTCTCCTGGGCTGTGGGTCTCCCAAGGAGGAGGGTCCTTACCTAGAATCACAGTCACAGTGGCTGATAGAGTGCAGGTGCACGTCGTGGTGGCCATAGTCAGAGGTGAAGGGATGGATGATGTGCCCGGTGCACTTTCTGTGTTTCCAGCAGCACCTGTCGGTGTCCTTGAATTCACCTGACGGGGTAGGAGTCTGGGGTAAGAGTCTGCGTCGTACCGGGCAGCAGCGGCAACATACCTGGATCTCCCTTCCCACAGCTCAATCTAAAGGCTTCCCCAAGTTCACCTGCTGCCGCCatcgtccctccctcccccatagctgtttttttcttttttctttttggccgcgccatgcagcttgtgggatctcagttcccccaacgaggggttgaacccgggccccgaCAGTGAAAGCGccgcgtcctaaccactggaccaccagggaattccccccacaGCTGCTTCTACTGCTGAGTAGTAGTAACTCAGCCCAGCgctctcctctccccagtccACTGCGTGTGACTCTGCCTGCCCCTCGCAGACTCCCAGGACAGTGTTTCACCAAGTCCCCCTTGCTGTCCTGTGAcacctgcccttcccctcccctgccttctgTGGGagcctaccttccttccttcccagggcCCTCTGCTGACTCCTGCCTGCCCCTCGCCCAGTGCTCGGAGTTGTCAGCTGCCCCACTGCACAGAGTGCCTGGGTAAGGGAGGGCCCTCTTGCCGCGGCAGAGGGGAGCGCCACTTCGGAGTCCCCAGCAGTTAACACTGGCGGCAGCATCCTCCTCAGTTCCTGCGCCTGCCCCACTCAGGCCCAGGAGGCCAGTGTCCGACCCCTCACAGCCTCTGAAGCCACTCCAGCCCCAGGGCCTGCTGCAGCATGACAGCTCAAGCCTGGAGGGGAGCTAGGCCTGAGCCTCCAGTGCGTCATGTTCCTTGGCTTCTCCTGCtgactcttccctttccctcctctcttctccctctgacaCCTTTCTCACTCTCacttctctcccctttcccagaCTCGCTCttgattctttcccttctctttactCATCAAGTTCCCATTCCCCATCCATTCTCTCTCCCCAGTCCTTAGAGACACAGACTTGAACAGTCCACCCCTTGTAGGCGACACAGATACCATGTCCCAGGGCACAGGGGAGAAGCTgctggggagaggcctggggatTAGGGGAAAGGCCTGAAGAAAGGTTCCTACCTCTTTTGCTCAGCTGAATGCAAGCCCTGTGCACACACTGGtgtctcccagcctccaccctcaCTGCCTCAGCTCTGACCCTGCCTAAGGCCCCATCTACCAATGGCTCTCCCCTTGGGCCACCATCTAAAACAAGCCCATGAAGTGATTCCCTGTGCCGAGAGGACAAGGCACCTTCCTGCAGGTTCCCCCTGAACTCCAGCTCTGGCAGCtcccagaggaggaagggggcGGGCACTCACAAGTGCCAAGGCAGCCTGACTTGGGGTGCTACGGCTGGCTAACTCCCTCCAAACAGGCCAGGAGGACTGGGCCTTTATCCAGCCCCTACAAGGGGTGGAACTGGGGCAAGACCTCATACTGGCCACCAGCTAGTAGCTAATCAGGCTGGGGGTGTATTACTCCAAGTGGCCTTAAAGTACTTGAGAGATGAGACAGCAGCTTGGTCTGAGCCTTCCCTAcattcttcctccccttccctcccccccaccaggcTCTGGGGGGCCTGGGTCCCCCATACACCCCTGATCCACTTAGTGGCCTccctttctgcttcctttcctcccatGCCCTTTCTCCATCTCAGGGAAATAAGGGGCAGGGGGAGTAAGAGTCCTGCACCACCACCTCGGGCTTTCTCCAGCACGGCTGAACTGGAGCAAAGGGCAGCAGGGTGGCAACTGCCCTGAACTTGTAGTCAGGCCTGAGTCCAAGtctagctgggtgacctggggcaagttactttacttctctgagccttgatttccttattcacaaaatggggatgatggtaATACCTATTTtgcagggttgttgggaggactCAGTTCACATGTGTCAAAGATATTTGTGCACCATACATAAAGTGCCGTACAAAGGAAAGGGGTGATTGTGGCTTCCAGGAAGGGGTGGCCCTCTCTGTCTGGCACAAGAAGGGGTCTCAGGGTAGGGCAGCTGGGTGACCCTTCAGGACCAAacacttccctccctcctgcctacCACCAGGTGAGGGGTGGTGGGGACCCCTGGGGCCAGAGATTCCCCCAGACAGACCCACCTTCAGAGAAGGTAGATGCGTCAGTGCTGGATGCCACAGCAGCCAGCAGATGTCCTCTCTCCCAGCTGGGTAACCTGTTTATATctgagagagcagagagaggtaACAGCAGCCCCCCCCCCATgccattcattcaaaaaacatttccTGAGAAGCTCCAGGTGCAGTCCCCAGAAGATGCAGAGATTAAAAGAACGACACAACAGTCCCTGCTGtcaaggggctgggggaggggatgaggagggTTGAGGCAGGAGAGGTCTGTGGAACAGTGCATGACAGTAGTGTGAGGCAAACACTGATAGGGAGGGAAATGGTGGGGAGGAAGGCCTGTGGGAGGACAGAACAAGGACACCTACTGAGATAGGGATGGGGGGACCTTCTTGGAAGAAGCATAATAGGAGCTGAATCTGGAGTCATGAATAGGAGTGAGCCAGAGTCTAGGCAAGAAGGGACAGTTCCAGGAATTGTCCCAGGGTGTTCCCAAAGACAACTCCAACCGGCAGCAGCTCCATCAGCAACCACAAGGTAGAGTCTGccacttcctttttcctcctacTATTAGCTTTGTCCTTTGGGGTACTGGAGCTGAGTCCTGCTTCAGGAAGGTAGCTGACTGCTTGGGGACTTCAGCTGGGCTTTCAGTGGCACTCGGTCATCCTTCTACTGGTCCCTGGTGAGCTTGTTTTCCACAGCACAGGAAGTACTCAAAattaatggaatgaatgaatgaaactccAAGCACTTTCCTGGAAACTCCTACCCTGCTTCTGTTCCTCTCAGCACAAAATTTCACCAGCATTATCTACGGCTGCCCCCACCCTCATCAACTTCCAGTCTGGGGAAGTggccctccttcctcctgcccaaGCACCTGAACTCTAGGTCCCAGCCAGAATTCTCGCCTTCTGCCTCTttactgtttttggttttttttttctccttacagGCTATGAACATCTTTAAACAAAACACTCTATGAACCCTGTTTCTCACTCTGCCACtgcatatcccacccctcttccttttcaatccAAGTTTATTCACTCCCTCATTTAACGGATGGATTAGCTTTACTAGGCACCAGTGAAGGAAGCCTAGTCCCTACTTTAGTGAGCTCAGAGTCTCTACCTCTCTCTTCTACTCCAGCCACCTACAGCATGGCAGCCATCCCAGCCCCTCTAGCAGAATAGCCCAGGCAAAGGCCACCAGTGATCTAATAGCCAAACCCAGTGGCCTTCTTTTAGTCTCATCTCACTTGACCCTGTTGACCAATCAATCTCTTTCTTCTGCAAACTGTTCCTTTGGCTCCCATGACAgacccctctcctctcttccttcccagctTTTTAATTCTTTCCTAACTCCTTTGCTGTCCCCTCCTTCTCTGCTGTATCCCTTAAATTGGTGATTACCAAGGTTCTGTCTTTGGTCTCCTCAGAAGAAGCTACAGGCTTGTCTTGGATAATGTTATCCCCTTCCATGGTTTCAACATCCACTAATAAAATGACATAAATCTGGGTCTCCAATTCAGACTGCTTTCATGAGCACGTAGCCAATGTCCTCTTGGGCATTCCCAAAACATCAAACCAGCATGTCCCATATGAACCCACCATCTTCTCCCTACCCTTCATGAACCACCTCCTCTTGCATCTTCCATTTCAGAGAGCAACAGACACCTCAGCTAGAAATCTAGGGATCATTCTTTCCCTCACTTCTCACCAACCTGATGACCAAGTCTTGCCATGCCTACCTGCCCCCATATCTGCCTCTGTCTTGGTTTAGATCTTCATTACCTCTGACCAAGACAGCTGGAGTAACTTTCTGCCTGGCCTCCCTGACTTCTGTCTCACTACCCACATCCAGTCCTCACAATGCAGCCAAACCGGTTCAGCACATTCCTCCTCTTTAATAGCATTCCACTGCCTTCAGGATGAGGTAAGAACTCATCAGGACAGAACTGGTTCCCAGGACCCAGGCCCTGGTTCTTCAGTTATAAGTTCCTCTTgtccatccatccctcctcccacccctcccttttccattccttctctcctgcctcccaCTCCCCAGGAACACCCGCTCATCTTGGAAAGAACAATGCTATCCAAGTAGAATGGGTCACACTTCTCTTTTGCCCCTTTACCCTGCGCCAATGTACTTCATGTGTTTATAGCAACTTGAGAACAAGGCCTATATTTAATCCACCTCTGTATCTATAGATCCTGGAACATggaaagtgctcagtaaatgttggttgaTTGAATGAACACATGAGTGGAAGAGAATAAAGCCCCTATTGGAGCCACAAAGAAGCTATGGCATTGGAGATTCTGCTCAGGGTTCAAACCTGGGGACTTTTCTAGGGAAGGAGAATTGACCTTGGATGAGCATCTTCCtaatgtcaggcactgtgctgggctttttttcgggggtgggggggcggctTTTAAAATATGCCTTTGATTCTAAATCCTCACCAAagcccattttatggatggggaCAGAGAGACTTACAATAAGTAACCTGTCCAAAGACACAACAGATGACAGAGgtaggattcaaatccagtttTCCTGGCTCCATAGTCTATGCTCTTTCAGCCTACTTATGGTTCCTATCCAAAACCTGTCCTGCCAGCTATCACTTCCCATTACACCGGCTTTTCAACTCTAATATAGCCAATTCCTCACCCTCTGGTTTTACTCAGTCCTGACTCCACAGCCTCCCGTATCCAGCCTGGACCCTAAGGTCAGGCCAGAGGAGCGCGAGCCAGGGTCAGGATTCAAACTCTGCTTGCTCTCTCCAGTCACCATGGAAGAGGCTTATATGCAGGGTCCACTGGCTAATTCCCCCGACACCCCCAAGAAGCCCTGACAATTACAGCTCTACCAAGGGGAGGGATTTAATAACTCTCCTCAGATCTTCAGTCGGAGTTTCCGACTGAAGCAGCAGTCCAGGGCAGCAGTCCAGAGCTCCTCAGCAGAAGTGACTGAAGTTGGACACAGGGGGGGACTTCATAATGAATGAGAGTGATAGCttaaaaggaagagggaggcttGTGGTCTCTTTCTCTGTAGGGCATTATTCTGGGCGCAGGGGCCAAAACTCACAGGTGATGCTCATTTGTACAGAATCCTCCCAGTCTGGCGAGCTGAGGCGCTCCCCCCCGACCTTGCAGCACAGGGGGTAGGGTTTCAGGTTGGGTACCCGGGCAGCAGAacgggggaaggagggagggacggaggaaggaagggagggagtaaccaaggaagggaaggagggaagaggagggagcaaGGCAGGGCGGCTCCCGTCTCCTTGGAAATGCCTCCCCGGCCCCGCCCACATCTGGAGGCGATTGTGATGTCGCCCGTGGaacttccagactttttcctgccCCAGAGTCAATGaaacctcccaccccagccccggcGACTAGTTGGGCGCTGGACCATGGGCTCCAGCCAAGCCCCGCACTTCTTGGGCAGCGGCTTGGGTCCCCGGTGCGGCACAGCAACGTCTTCCAGCCTTACAACCGTAGGCCTCAGCTCTGGCTTCAACCGGACCACCCCAACTGAACGCGCAGGCAGTTCTCTAGGTCCTCAGGACCCCAGTCCTCAATCATTGGTCCATGGCTCGACGTGAGCCCACCCCTATATCCTAACTCCGCCCCAGCCAGTCCTTGGCCCCGCCTCCTTCGTCGGGCTCTCTCAGGTTCCACACCCCCCTCGGGTTCTCAAGCCAGCCCCCGTGCCACGCCCCCAGCTGGAAGCCCTCCCCTAATCTGCTGCCACGTCCCCTCCTTACCGGTGCTGCTCTCGTCCCACCAGCTGGCATCGTCCTCAGTTTTTTCCTTAGTCCACCTTTCAATCCTCAGTGTCGTCCTAACCCACATATCTCTCAGCCTAGTTCTTCGTCTCTACAAGACTCTTCCTCGCAGAAGTCCAACCCTGAACCTCAGTTTGGCCGAGTCCAACGTAAACCCCAATCTCAGCTTCGCCCCAGTCCAGCCCTTAACTCCGCCTCATGCTTGCCCAGTCTCCCGCCTCCCTCCGCTGTAGGCTGCGTTGTCTTAGTCCAAGTCTGAGCTTCCGCTGCGCTCTTCATCCGGGTCCTCCCAGTTCATTCGGGCCTCTCCCTCTTTGTTCCACTTTAACCTTAGCACCTCCCCGTTATCTCAGGTCTAAACTTTAGTTCGGCCGCTGAGGCCCAGCCCTCAATCCCATCCCTAGTTCCTTTCTAGATCTGCTCCAGGTTTAGTCCTACCCCCAGACCCTAGCCCCGCCCCTAACCCCGTTCTTAGCCCCGCCCCAGCCATTCTCTCAACATCCGGGCCCCTCCCAATCCTTCGGAACCCAGCCGCTGCCCTTAGCCCCGCCCCCAATCTACACTCGGGGCCCTGCCCGCGTGCCTAGGGAGCTACTCCCTCTAAACTCCAACCCGCCATCCTGGCTCTTCCAAGGTCCCTCCTTCCCTGGCGGGAGACCGGGCTcgctctcgctctctctccccGTCCGCAGGCCCCACCACTGGAGCCCAGCTAATGAAGACGTGATGTCGGCTTGCAGCCCCGCCTGTGGCGCCCACCCACAGCGCCCCCTCCTAGCCCCCATGGGGCACCCTGTATTGAGACAATACTGCCCAATATAGACATCAACATAGAGCCAAATAATCGTGGTCActcttcccccaaatatttattataatagttaAGGTTTTTGAGCTCTTCCTGTGTGTGTTAGTGCTTTATTTCACTCTTGCAACCTCATGTCGTATCTCCATAGGCTTGCCCCATGCGGGGAGCAGGGCAAGCTGCACGCATAGTCACCTACTACACACGCCCCTCACAGTGCACACCCCTCTCACCCTCAAGTATAGTATACACACTGCACATGCATGTACCACACTCACAGCGCAGGTTAAAATATCTACTCACCACACACGGACCAACGcaacacgcacacatgcacacgcccCTCACATACACCACCCAGAACACAGACCCATACTCCTGCTCCCCACGCTCCACGCAGCACAAACACTCCACAGCAGTACTATGgtgcaggacacacacacacacacacacacacacacacacacacatacacactctgtGTAAGGCAAGAGTTGGGGATCACAGTCCTGTAAGGAAACAGAGATGGAAGAACAATTCCAGGAGAGTGTGAAAAAAGTGTTACAGCCACATCACTATCTTTCCACACATCACACCTCTCAATTTCTCTTGGTACCAGGCTCCAAAGCCAGGATATGCCTcaaaggatggagagaagggaaaaggatgTTGCTTAAACTTTGTTTTCTCCAGAGTCATCAAGggcctctcctgctgctgctctgcATGATCTCAACCTCCACCTTCCTCAAGACCCAGCAGCCGGAGTGGCAGGATCACCACCCAGACCCTCTTACCCACTGTAGCTTTAGAGAACTCTAAGAACAgcagggaggacttccctggtggcgcagtggttcagtatccgcctgccaatgcacgggacaagggttcgagccctggtctgggaagatcccacatgctgcggagcaactaagcccgtgcgccacaactactgagcctgcgctctagagcccatgagccataactactgagcccacgtgccacaactactgaagcccacgtgcctagagcccgtgctccacagcaagagaagtccccgctcaccgcaactggagaaagcccgtgtgcagcaacaaagacacatgcagccaaaaataaataaaatagttttaaaaaaataagaacagcagGGGACGGGAAGCCAGTAGAAAGGGGAGAGTGCAGAAAAGCCAACTCTTCCAGAATAGAGTAGTGGGTAAGAATGGAAGCaaaagattgggattgacatatatacactactatacacTACACTACTACACTactagataactaatgagaacctactgtatagcacagagaactctactcaagtgctctgtggtgacctaaatgggaaggaaatccaaaaaagagggg is a window encoding:
- the PROCA1 gene encoding protein PROCA1 isoform X2; the encoded protein is MWVRTTLRIERWTKEKTEDDASWWDESSTDINRLPSWERGHLLAAVASSTDASTFSEGEFKDTDRCCWKHRKCTGHIIHPFTSDYGHHDVHLHSISHCDCDSRLKDCSEKTYSSSGDVGPTCSQDVDSACFNIIQCPCFELIPEEECVERFWCGWCKSYRPVSVAVIHHPIHHECRADDLNQEEEEEEEEEESKPPIPTQVGPPALPTNTGMGMVTGTPDLAAPITIWRSESPTGKSQGSKVIKKIKKKKEKEKDKEEETDEKAKVKKKVKKGKLTKKKSPVKSESPPDLNRSFSPRELARMSESSPDSWQDLESEDSYNDPGREEPSNGDIVESSSPRKREKNGVQAKKPGMKTSPVKKVNKRKSPPASNPYLS
- the PROCA1 gene encoding protein PROCA1 isoform X1, which encodes MPAGGTRAAPVGGERLSSPDWEDSVQMSITYINRLPSWERGHLLAAVASSTDASTFSEGEFKDTDRCCWKHRKCTGHIIHPFTSDYGHHDVHLHSISHCDCDSRLKDCSEKTYSSSGDVGPTCSQDVDSACFNIIQCPCFELIPEEECVERFWCGWCKSYRPVSVAVIHHPIHHECRADDLNQEEEEEEEEEESKPPIPTQVGPPALPTNTGMGMVTGTPDLAAPITIWRSESPTGKSQGSKVIKKIKKKKEKEKDKEEETDEKAKVKKKVKKGKLTKKKSPVKSESPPDLNRSFSPRELARMSESSPDSWQDLESEDSYNDPGREEPSNGDIVESSSPRKREKNGVQAKKPGMKTSPVKKVNKRKSPPASNPYLS